In one Nocardioides luteus genomic region, the following are encoded:
- a CDS encoding NAD(P)/FAD-dependent oxidoreductase → MSSDHDRHLLVVGAGLAGLRAVEGARQAGWTGPITIVGDERHPPYDRPPLSKAALSGEEQPAVPVLRSSEVIQELRVRHLAGVRVHGLDTERRTVATSAGELDYDALVIATGSTATTLPGLTGLPGVHVLRRYDDALDVRDSLARSRRMMIVGAGFIGSEIASAARARGIEITILEAGSRPLERAVGPHAAGRLMELHAEAGVRLLTRTTVSGVRTSDRGVDAVELSTGETLTADAVVLGIGARPATAWLAGSNVALDVRTGGVLCDRTLATSAPGVWAAGDVACIDGERGEHWTAAGEQGRVAGANAAGADEVFASVPFAWSTWHGRRIQVVGETTAADEEEREPGFIVYRRGGDEVGAVGIDSPGPVARMRRALAAQAPDRRAQTAVAGGVSARESRE, encoded by the coding sequence ATGTCCTCCGACCACGACCGTCACCTCCTGGTCGTCGGCGCCGGCCTGGCCGGGCTCCGTGCGGTCGAGGGCGCACGGCAAGCCGGCTGGACCGGACCGATCACGATCGTCGGCGACGAGCGGCACCCGCCCTACGACCGGCCACCGCTGTCCAAGGCGGCGCTCTCCGGCGAGGAGCAGCCGGCCGTGCCGGTGCTGCGGTCGAGCGAGGTGATCCAGGAGCTGCGGGTCCGGCATCTCGCCGGGGTGCGGGTCCACGGTCTCGACACCGAGCGTCGCACGGTCGCCACCAGCGCCGGGGAGCTCGACTACGACGCGCTCGTCATCGCCACCGGCAGCACGGCGACGACGCTGCCCGGGCTGACCGGCCTCCCCGGTGTCCACGTGCTCCGTCGCTACGACGACGCGCTCGACGTACGCGACTCCCTGGCCCGCTCACGACGGATGATGATCGTCGGGGCCGGGTTCATCGGCTCCGAGATCGCCTCGGCGGCCCGCGCCCGTGGCATCGAGATCACCATCCTCGAGGCGGGCAGCCGCCCCCTCGAGCGCGCGGTCGGTCCGCACGCGGCCGGGCGGCTGATGGAGCTGCACGCCGAGGCCGGCGTCCGGCTGCTCACCCGGACCACCGTGTCCGGCGTACGCACCTCCGACCGTGGCGTCGACGCGGTCGAGCTGAGCACCGGTGAGACCCTGACGGCCGACGCCGTCGTCCTGGGCATCGGCGCCCGCCCGGCGACGGCATGGCTCGCCGGCAGCAACGTCGCCCTGGACGTACGCACCGGCGGGGTCCTCTGCGACCGCACGCTGGCCACCAGCGCTCCCGGGGTCTGGGCCGCGGGCGACGTGGCGTGCATCGACGGCGAGCGCGGCGAGCACTGGACCGCCGCCGGCGAGCAGGGCCGGGTCGCCGGCGCGAACGCCGCCGGGGCGGACGAGGTCTTCGCCTCCGTCCCGTTCGCCTGGTCGACCTGGCACGGTCGCCGGATCCAGGTCGTCGGGGAGACGACGGCGGCCGACGAGGAGGAGCGCGAGCCCGGGTTCATCGTCTACCGGCGCGGCGGAGACGAGGTGGGGGCGGTTGGCATCGACAGCCCCGGCCCCGTCGCCCGGATGCGCCGCGCCCTCGCCGCACAGGCTCCGGACCGACGCGCTCAGACGGCGGTGGCCGGGGGCGTGTCGGCGCGCGAGTCGCGGGAGTAG
- a CDS encoding universal stress protein, producing MAEVIKGTRNLVLAGVDGTEAGIAAARYGAAEAVRSGSALHLVYVVDPYAPPLPTWPPAHTDPDSRMGKLGRAILAEAEEAVANSGAVVSTYLLLGKPSAVLAQEAARARLLVLGDQPRARFDRIITSSIIGPVAAHSPVPMVVVPAAWPREGSPHEIVVGVHDPAASIALVRRGLEVAAARGARLRLLHAWHTFGAYQDYLTVGSEEQAWTERAERELSVALETARAECGPEAAAVDARIEVVHAQTAYALVEASRRAELLILGRARQFLGFGHLGGTARAVLRESSCPVEIDPHVAPAFEGDAGATVGPTTANNRSAGAGRR from the coding sequence ATGGCTGAAGTAATCAAGGGAACCAGGAACCTCGTCCTGGCAGGAGTCGACGGCACCGAGGCCGGCATCGCTGCCGCCCGCTACGGCGCCGCAGAGGCGGTCCGGTCCGGCTCCGCGTTGCACCTGGTCTACGTGGTCGACCCGTACGCGCCGCCGCTGCCGACCTGGCCGCCGGCGCACACCGACCCCGACTCGAGGATGGGCAAGCTCGGCCGCGCGATCCTCGCCGAGGCGGAGGAAGCGGTGGCGAACAGCGGCGCGGTCGTGAGCACGTACCTGCTGCTGGGGAAGCCGTCGGCGGTGCTGGCCCAGGAGGCAGCCAGAGCCCGCCTCCTCGTGCTCGGTGACCAGCCACGAGCCCGGTTCGACCGGATCATCACCTCCTCGATCATCGGCCCGGTCGCGGCCCACTCGCCGGTGCCCATGGTCGTCGTCCCGGCGGCCTGGCCGCGGGAGGGCTCGCCCCACGAGATCGTCGTGGGGGTCCACGACCCGGCCGCGTCCATCGCCCTCGTACGCCGTGGGCTGGAGGTGGCGGCGGCGCGCGGCGCGAGGCTGCGCCTCCTGCACGCGTGGCACACCTTCGGGGCGTACCAGGACTATCTGACCGTCGGCAGCGAGGAGCAGGCCTGGACGGAGCGGGCCGAGCGGGAGCTCAGCGTGGCCCTCGAGACGGCTCGTGCCGAGTGCGGCCCGGAGGCCGCAGCGGTCGACGCCCGCATCGAGGTGGTGCACGCCCAGACGGCGTACGCGCTGGTGGAGGCGTCGCGCCGGGCCGAGCTGCTGATCCTGGGCCGCGCCCGTCAGTTCCTCGGCTTCGGACACCTAGGCGGCACCGCCCGGGCGGTGCTCCGCGAGAGCAGCTGCCCCGTCGAGATCGACCCGCACGTGGCCCCGGCGTTCGAGGGGGACGCCGGGGCGACGGTCGGCCCCACCACAGCGAACAACCGGTCGGCCGGAGCCGGACGCCGGTGA
- a CDS encoding pyridoxamine 5'-phosphate oxidase family protein — protein sequence MYLAARWFPGHLTEMDRTECLELLDRYEVGRVAFGDPDGPLVLPVNHVMVGDRIVFRTAPRTAISNHVGIGPVSYQIDEFDTYTSSGWSVLARGTAEFVDGVWLKAHDLEPEPWANGRRTLFVCITPTEITGRRVVPT from the coding sequence ATGTACCTCGCAGCACGATGGTTCCCCGGTCACCTGACCGAGATGGACCGCACCGAGTGCCTGGAGCTGCTGGACCGCTACGAGGTCGGCCGCGTCGCCTTCGGCGACCCGGACGGGCCGCTGGTCCTGCCGGTCAACCACGTCATGGTGGGTGACCGGATCGTCTTCCGCACCGCCCCGCGCACCGCGATCTCCAACCATGTCGGCATCGGGCCGGTGTCGTACCAGATCGACGAGTTCGACACCTACACCTCCTCGGGCTGGAGCGTGCTGGCTCGTGGGACCGCGGAGTTCGTCGACGGCGTCTGGCTCAAGGCCCACGACCTCGAGCCGGAGCCCTGGGCCAACGGCCGAAGGACCTTGTTCGTGTGCATCACGCCGACCGAGATCACCGGCCGGCGCGTCGTGCCGACCTGA
- a CDS encoding ferredoxin codes for MSAIEADKTVCEGIGMCEAQADTYFQIGDDGLVEVLSDEVPDPDRAYVKAAVDSCPVSALRLKG; via the coding sequence GTGAGTGCCATCGAAGCGGACAAGACGGTGTGCGAGGGCATCGGCATGTGCGAGGCCCAGGCCGACACCTACTTCCAGATCGGCGACGACGGCCTCGTCGAGGTGCTCAGCGACGAGGTGCCCGACCCGGACCGCGCCTACGTCAAGGCCGCCGTCGACTCCTGCCCGGTCTCCGCCCTCCGCCTGAAGGGATGA
- a CDS encoding PucR family transcriptional regulator: MTEISAWLAAFAEDQRRPEEVARWAASTADAILADGEVDVADLRPLILQAVEQHWYAFLDRITLPEAPFELVPSAQAVALEAARRHIGLPLLLKVYQRAQEASWDFAVQVVQQAPDDLDHEALLVWFWTKANAWFGSSVEQSVLIHQAETNRIRQRGDARRFEIVSEALDTRSVSPAELSAALAGHPVNIPGHVALVAHALTADSIEQLEPALTAVTRRAGHVRSVLVRPGGRDVWAWLALGELPDAVTDSGIDAGIDPAAVRVTIGVGGSGLDGFVAAHLDAQAAQRVALAPGRHEPVTAYDDVAALVLVSHDPDAAERFTRTTLRGLADPSQSRLRETVREVLTSAETADRIAERLGVHKNTIRYRVAQAERLLGRPLRERAGDLLLALDYHDTFLVSTTVKMHRNS; the protein is encoded by the coding sequence ATGACCGAGATCAGTGCCTGGTTGGCGGCATTCGCCGAGGACCAGCGGCGGCCCGAGGAGGTGGCCCGCTGGGCCGCGTCGACCGCTGACGCGATCCTCGCCGACGGCGAGGTCGACGTCGCCGATCTCAGACCGCTGATCCTGCAGGCCGTCGAGCAGCACTGGTACGCCTTCCTCGACCGCATCACCCTGCCGGAGGCTCCGTTCGAGCTGGTCCCGTCGGCGCAGGCCGTGGCCCTCGAGGCCGCCCGCCGCCATATCGGCCTCCCGCTGCTGCTCAAGGTCTATCAGCGAGCGCAGGAGGCGAGCTGGGACTTCGCGGTGCAGGTCGTCCAGCAGGCACCCGACGACCTCGACCACGAGGCCTTGCTGGTCTGGTTCTGGACGAAGGCCAACGCCTGGTTCGGCTCCTCGGTCGAGCAGTCCGTGCTGATCCACCAGGCCGAGACGAACCGGATCCGGCAGCGTGGGGACGCCCGTCGCTTCGAGATCGTCTCGGAGGCGTTGGACACCCGGAGCGTCTCCCCCGCCGAGCTGTCCGCCGCGCTCGCCGGCCATCCGGTCAACATCCCCGGCCACGTCGCCCTGGTCGCGCACGCGCTCACCGCCGACTCCATCGAGCAGCTCGAGCCGGCCCTCACCGCCGTGACCCGCCGGGCGGGGCACGTCCGGTCGGTCCTGGTCCGTCCCGGCGGCAGGGACGTCTGGGCCTGGCTGGCGCTGGGCGAGCTGCCGGACGCCGTGACCGACTCCGGCATCGACGCCGGCATCGACCCCGCCGCCGTCCGCGTGACGATCGGCGTCGGTGGAAGCGGCCTCGACGGTTTCGTCGCAGCTCATCTGGACGCCCAGGCGGCCCAGCGGGTCGCACTGGCGCCAGGGCGCCACGAGCCGGTGACGGCCTACGACGACGTGGCCGCCCTGGTCCTCGTCTCGCACGACCCCGACGCCGCCGAGCGGTTCACCCGGACGACGCTGCGCGGGCTGGCCGACCCGTCCCAGAGCCGGCTCCGCGAGACCGTACGCGAGGTGCTCACCTCCGCGGAGACGGCGGACCGGATCGCCGAGCGGCTCGGCGTCCACAAGAACACCATCCGCTACCGCGTGGCCCAGGCCGAGCGGCTCCTCGGGCGCCCGTTGCGCGAACGGGCCGGCGACCTGCTGCTGGCGCTCGACTATCACGACACCTTCCTCGTGAGCACGACTGTGAAAATGCACAGGAATTCGTGA
- a CDS encoding universal stress protein yields MTYAAIPEGAVLVGVENWPDATESVSWAAEQAFRDGRDMCLFHVVSASTLDTPPGFRAGAPSEPEQDYGATVLASARRYADRRLDELSRAPGFAGHRRPDVSVELEAGSVARVLDAASAHASLLVLGSRGRGPIRSRILGSVSRSTVKDARCPVVVLRPGGGGVGRGVLVGIDGTGDSIPALEFAFDQAAQRNLPVTVLYCYRAGGPDSTDDDRALVAECVAGLRERYPDLNPRLRIHSGSLAHVLAEQSRTMHMVVTGGPGGVSGHLLDHAHSVVAVVPSAYSRDSRADTPPATAV; encoded by the coding sequence ATGACGTACGCAGCGATCCCCGAGGGTGCCGTCCTGGTCGGCGTCGAGAACTGGCCGGATGCGACCGAGAGCGTGTCGTGGGCGGCGGAGCAGGCGTTCCGGGACGGGCGCGACATGTGCCTGTTCCACGTGGTCTCCGCCTCGACCCTGGACACCCCGCCCGGATTCCGGGCAGGTGCGCCCTCGGAGCCCGAGCAGGACTACGGGGCGACCGTGCTGGCCAGCGCCCGCCGCTATGCCGACCGCCGCCTCGACGAGCTCTCCAGGGCTCCCGGGTTCGCCGGCCACCGGCGCCCGGACGTGAGCGTGGAGCTGGAGGCCGGATCCGTGGCACGCGTGCTGGACGCCGCCTCCGCCCACGCGTCGTTGCTGGTGCTCGGGTCGCGGGGCCGAGGCCCGATCCGCAGCCGGATCCTCGGCTCGGTCAGCCGGTCGACCGTCAAGGACGCGCGCTGCCCGGTGGTCGTGCTGCGCCCCGGCGGCGGAGGAGTGGGCCGGGGTGTCCTCGTCGGCATCGACGGGACGGGTGACTCGATCCCGGCCCTCGAGTTCGCCTTCGACCAGGCCGCCCAGCGCAACCTGCCGGTCACGGTGCTGTACTGCTACCGCGCCGGCGGCCCGGACAGCACCGACGACGACCGGGCCCTGGTCGCCGAGTGCGTCGCCGGGCTCCGGGAACGCTACCCGGACCTGAACCCACGCCTCCGGATCCACTCCGGAAGCCTCGCCCACGTCCTCGCCGAGCAGTCCCGGACCATGCACATGGTCGTGACCGGCGGTCCCGGTGGGGTGTCCGGCCACCTCCTGGACCATGCGCACAGCGTGGTCGCGGTGGTGCCGTCCGCCTACTCCCGCGACTCGCGCGCCGACACGCCCCCGGCCACCGCCGTCTGA
- a CDS encoding fatty acid desaturase encodes MTLDASGTVDRGSTERWRDRKRYLWLLGLVVPSFAFIAVGGYVLTGWGAFLWTGPIVVLLIVPAIDFAAGLDRSNPPDDIIEELEEDRYYRYITFAFLPIQYAGFAFAMYLIATQDWPLAHKIGLALTIGFIGGIGINTAHELGHKKESHERWLSKIALAQSFYGHFYIEHNRGHHVRVATPEDPASSRMGENLYGFWFRTVSGSLKSAWGLEAKRYRRKGTHPFHLGNDVLNAWLMSVALWTAMTLWLGVGILPYLILQAVIGFSLLEIVNYLEHYGMLRQKTTSGRYERVLPMHSWNSNNIATNVLLYHLQRHSDHHANPTRRYQTLRDYRESPALPTGYAGMIVLALIPPLWRRVMDKRVVAHFDGDVRLANVRPGRLDTLLAKFPPPADPAHEELGAIDDVTRQTFDDEVAAGRCPGCGYVYEVAVGNELEGFAAGTAWRDIPDDWCCPDCGVREKVDFIPLKESML; translated from the coding sequence ATGACACTCGACGCCAGCGGCACTGTCGACCGGGGCTCCACCGAGAGGTGGCGCGACAGGAAGCGCTATCTGTGGCTCCTCGGCCTCGTGGTCCCGTCGTTCGCCTTCATCGCCGTGGGTGGCTACGTCCTGACCGGGTGGGGCGCGTTCCTGTGGACGGGGCCGATCGTCGTCCTCCTCATCGTCCCGGCCATCGACTTCGCGGCGGGCCTGGACCGCTCCAACCCGCCCGACGACATCATCGAGGAGCTCGAGGAGGACCGGTACTACCGCTACATCACCTTCGCGTTCCTCCCGATCCAGTACGCCGGGTTCGCCTTCGCGATGTACCTGATCGCGACCCAGGACTGGCCGTTGGCGCACAAGATCGGCCTGGCCCTCACCATCGGCTTCATCGGCGGCATCGGCATCAACACCGCCCACGAGCTCGGCCACAAGAAGGAGAGCCACGAGCGCTGGCTGTCCAAGATCGCGCTCGCGCAGAGCTTCTACGGACACTTCTACATCGAGCACAACCGTGGCCACCACGTACGGGTCGCGACGCCCGAGGACCCGGCCTCCTCCCGGATGGGTGAGAACCTCTACGGCTTCTGGTTCCGGACCGTGTCGGGGTCGCTCAAGAGCGCCTGGGGCCTGGAGGCCAAGCGCTACCGGCGCAAGGGCACCCACCCGTTCCACCTCGGCAACGACGTCCTCAACGCCTGGCTGATGAGCGTGGCGCTGTGGACCGCCATGACGCTCTGGCTGGGCGTCGGGATCCTGCCCTACCTGATCCTCCAGGCCGTCATCGGCTTCTCCCTGCTGGAGATCGTCAACTACCTGGAGCACTACGGGATGCTGCGGCAGAAGACCACCTCCGGGCGCTACGAGCGGGTGCTGCCGATGCACTCGTGGAACTCCAACAACATCGCCACCAACGTGCTCCTCTACCACCTGCAGCGGCACAGCGACCACCACGCCAACCCGACCCGGCGCTACCAGACCCTGCGTGACTACCGGGAGTCCCCGGCCCTGCCGACCGGCTACGCCGGGATGATCGTCCTGGCCCTGATCCCGCCGCTGTGGCGCCGGGTGATGGACAAGCGCGTGGTCGCGCACTTCGACGGCGACGTCCGGCTGGCCAACGTACGCCCCGGCCGGCTCGACACGCTGCTCGCGAAGTTCCCGCCTCCCGCCGATCCTGCTCACGAGGAGCTCGGGGCGATCGACGACGTCACCCGGCAGACCTTCGACGACGAGGTCGCCGCCGGCCGGTGCCCCGGCTGCGGCTACGTCTACGAGGTCGCGGTCGGCAACGAGCTGGAGGGCTTCGCGGCCGGCACCGCCTGGCGAGACATCCCCGACGACTGGTGCTGCCCGGACTGCGGCGTACGCGAGAAGGTCGACTTCATCCCGCTGAAGGAGTCAATGCTGTGA